atttagtttggactttttgttttcaatttcagtttagttttaattagCTTTTGAAGCGTGTTtgctagtttagtttagttttaattagtttCAGTATTAGTTTTACCGTCTTTACCGCAGAATGTaacagacgggggggggcacagtcaGGGAAGCTTCATTTTTTGCTTGCAAAACATAATGCTCACAATGAATTGTAGATACAAGCTATAATAagtgataaaaacaacacaacataccattttaaaaaatgtatttaggacaGATGAACAGCCATCCGCAAGAGACAACTATGGAatatgtgtcagtgtgtttgtgtcattaacCCGAAAAATTCCACTGGACACAAAAATATCAACAACAGAACATAAAATGTAGATATGggtacaaatatgtaaacagtCTACAGAAGATGCAACAGCCaatagactaaagacacacgtgaacaGCATGTTCTAAACCCATTAATGAGCCACACAGGACATTGCCTGGGAGCCGGGAGTCTCAGGGAGCTCAATCTGAaagaaatttttttttaatagtttgaaattaatataaaaatatttatgatgcggcacattaggtATGTGAAacattgatgaagcacaaacaatttaaacggacagattaataaaacaataaggctctcgctccaaacggctgctcttgtccgcctgtcgttgttcaacaaacgcggcgccctcttgtggtattaaagtgAATATACCGCGttgtccgcactccaaggcttaaaaggctttaatttcctcaaaaaacgagagcgacttataatccggagcgccttatatacaCGGATCAATCGGTTGATCGGTTGATCCGTACTGGTTGTtcactctgccaaacacgccgaagctcgtctacgacggcgagatgctgagcgagatacggagctgctttcagggcgcgtcggagaaacaaagtcgttctcgccgagcgcTTCATGacattaaagagcgagagacggcgtccttttctctacagacgctgaaccatcttaacggggaacataagttattctaaaagcagccgaagatttaaggcgtggatggcgaggggggcggcgggagcggacgcacctcgcggcatcggtcggaccctgaacgcaccgtctccacctccctgtcagaaagaaccacagcgagcgcgtagaaaactccttccagcagcagagatcctcctcgcgagcaacgaagctcacgtttcgcaagcgagcaaatacctcgcggagacggacttttgctcgcggatgtttgattttggttaaattcttaaggtcatttaataatatgttttgatcagagttgtgattaaaggtttgattGGCCGCggaagattttcagatttcaaactgggccgcggcgttctcgagtttgggaaccgctgctctataGCATTGACAAAGACgtaaactaaagacattttctctataattctattttattttagttagttttgtaaagacacaatacagtttcagttagttatcgtttttttttataaaggctcgtttttatttttatttcagttaacggaaaaaaaaatcacacctcGTTTTCATTTTTCCGTTAGTTTTCGTTAGCGATAATAACCTAACGACGgtttcctccttctgacagatgagaggctcgttgttttcGTCATATCGACTCGTTATGCGCTAAAACTGACTGGGATGCTGTTGGAACAGATTCCGGAGCAGTTGCTTGATTGCGAACTAATCAGCTCGGTCCGTCTattaaatatacaaaaacaaatttcTCTTTGTAGGTCTCCCTTTATTCAgtcaaatttccaccacaaagcCTCTGTCTGTCCAGAGGACCTGAACACAACATGTCCACGTCTGATATATTAGTAATAGATATATATGTGAAGACTTGTGATGCgttgagtccacacacacacacacacacacacacacacacacacacacacacacacacaccagtggtAACTGAGTCTACAACACACAGGCTCACCACAACGGACAATAGAAGATTGGACAATCGTTTCCTGATGAGTCTCATTCCAGCTGAACATCCAGATGGTCGGTCAGAatgtggagtaaaccacatgaaagcCTGGATCCATCCTGCCTCGTACCAACgcttcaggctgctgctggtgggattgggggggggcattttctTGGCTCACTTTGGGCCCCTTGGTACCCATCGAGCgtggtttgaatgtgtttgttgctgaccatgtccatccctttaggACCACAGTGTCCCATCTGAAGATggaccatgtcacaaagctcatatGATCTCAAAGATGACGATGACTTCAGTGTACTTCAATGGCCTCTATGTCTCCACATCTCCATCCAGTGGAGCCCCTTTGGGACGTGCTGGAACGGGAGATTCATCATAGACGTGCAGCCGACAAACCTGCAGTCAATATGGATCTGTGAGGAACGTTTCCAACAccttgttgatttaaaaaaaatatttgcagtttattgcatgacatgaGTATCACCCACCAACCAGTAAGAATCCGGGCTCTCACAGACCAGCTGGTTTGTCTTTAGGAAaccctcctgttctccactcattactgtattaactgcacctgtttgaacttgttacctgtataaaagacacctgtccacacactcaaTCAAGCAAACTCCAACCTCTCCACAATGGCCAAGTCCAGAGAGCTGTGTAAGGACGTCAGGGATGAAGTCATAGACCTGCACAACGCTGGGATGGACTAGAGGACAACAGGcaagcagcttggtgagaagAACAACTGTTGGCGCAAGtattagaaaatggaagaagttcaagATGACGGTCAATCTAGCTCGGTCTGGGGCTCCATGCAAGATCTCACCCTGTGGGGCATCAATGAtcatgaggaaggtgagggatcaGCCCAAAACTACACGGCAGGACTTGGTCAATGACCTGGAGAGAGCTGGGACCACCGtctcaaagaaaaacattagtAAGACACTAACGCCGTCATGGATTACAATCCTGCAGCGCACACAAGGTCCCCCTGCTCCGGCCAGCGCATGTCCAGGCCCGTCTGAAGTTTGCCAATGACCATCTGGATGATCCAGAGGAGGTATGggagaaggtcatgtggtctgatgagacGAAAATAGAGCGTTTTGGTCTAAACTCCACTTGCAGTGTTCGGAAGAAGAAGGATGAGTACAATAACCAAGAACAGCATCCCAACCGAGAAGCATGGAGGTGGACACATCATTCTTTGGGGatgcttttctgcaaaggggacCGGCCGACTGCACCGtattgaggggaggatggatggggcCATGTATCGCCAGATTTGGGCCAAcaacctccttccctcagtaAGAGCATTGAAGATGGGTCGTGGCTCCGTAAGAAGCATCTCGCGGTCCTGGAGTGGCCTCGCCCGTCGCCACACCTGAAGCCAATAGAAACTCTTTGGAGGGAGCTCAAAGTCTGTGTTGCCCCAAAACCTGAAGGATCTGGAGAAAGTCTTTTCGGAGGAGTGGGCCAAAATCCCTTCTGCAGTGTGTGCAAACCTGGTCAACAACTACAGGAAATGGAAAGAAATGCctgtaattgcaaacaaaggtttcggtaccaaactaaaattaaaatgaattaattccaACCAGGTTTGGCTTTTCTCATGTATCAAATAcgtatgtcatgcaataaactgcaataTGTTTTAActcatacaatgtgatttcctgtattttttatttagattcTGTCACTCAGAGTTGAagagactcctacatgctttgtaagtgggaaaacctgcaaaatcggctCCCGAAaatgttctccccactgtgtatgtgtatatatatatatatatattagggctgtcaaagtatagaaaagagaaagagctCACAGCTGCTTCCACACACGTGTCTTACCCACAGTTTATTGATTATAATTATATAGGATTTAACAGCGAAACTcaaaatttgtgttttttggagaatgtagatggtgtgtgtacCAGATGTGTGTACCAGATGTGTGTACCAGATGTGTGTACCAGATGTGTGTGACGGACCCTGTCTGATGAACAGTTTAGAACATTTAACTATTTTACTCTGGTTCTTTATGGTTTTCACTTTACTTGTTTCCTCGTTCACGTTCTTTTAGAAACTAATGAAGCTGATTTGACTTTCAAACTGACATCAGATCAGAAAGCAAAGTGGACGTCACCTGACCGGAGGTCACTTCTGACCACGTCACTATGTGTactctccttctgctgctcctcctccccctccacctcgtcacctcctccttctgctgctccacctcctccccctccacctcttcacctccttcttctactgctccttctcctccacctcttcacctcctccttctactgctcctcctccctctccacctcttcacctcctccttctgctgctcctcctcctccccctccacctcgtcacctcctccttctgctgctcctcctcctccccctccacctcgtcacctcctccttctactgctccttctcctccacctcttcacctcctccttctactgctcctcctccccctccccctccacctcttcacctcctccttctactgctcctcctccccctccacctcttaaccctcctccttctactgctcctcctcccctccacctcttcaacctcctccttctgctgctcctcctccacctcttcaccctcctccttctgctgctcctcctccacctcttcaacctcctccttctactgctcctcctccccctccacctcttcaccctcctccttctactgctcctcctccccctccacctcttcacctcctccttctgctgctcctgctccccctcttcaccctcctccttctactgctcctcctccccctccacctcttcaccctcctccttctactgctcctcctccccctccacctcttcacctcctccttctgctgctcctgctacccctcttcaccctcctccttctactgctCCTTCTTCGCCTccccctcttcaccctcctccttctactgctcctcctccccctccacctcttcaccctcctccttctactgctcctcctccccctccacctcttcaccctcctccttctactgctCCTTCTTcgcctccacctcttcaccctcctccttctactgctcctcctccccctccacctcttcaccctcctccttctactgctcctcctccccctccacctcttcacctcctccttctgctgctcctgctacccctcttcaccctcctccttctactgctCCTTCTTCGCCTccccctcttcaccctcctccttctactgctcctcctccccctccacctcttcaccctcctccttctactgctcctcctccccctccacctcttcaccctcctccttctactgctCCTTCTTcgcctccacctcttcaccctcctccttctactgctcctcctccccctccacctcttcaccctcctccttctactgctccttctcccctccctctcttcaccCTGCTAGGAGGAAGTGCTCCTCCTTTAGCACTGACACAGCTTATGCAAAAATCTTCCAAATGAGTCTTTGACTCACAAATACATCAGAAAAGAGAAATATAGAAGAATAGAAGCTACAGGGTGAAGAGGATCAGGTGAGACATTAACATCTTACAGGTGAGACGTCTCCTGACAGATGAACCTTTTCTGGTCCAGGTTCTGTTCCGATTCTCAGGGACTCACCATGTGTCCGCTGTTGCTCGTCATCTTGATGCTGCTCGGTGCAACAAGCTCAGGTAAGAAACTACAAATACTCCAGTAGTAGTACCAGGTAGTACTCTGAAGTACTTTAGGCCTCATCAGATGGGATCGTTATAGGTCAAAGAAATAGTGTTCATCATAATATGATTAATGTGGGCGACTgcgggtgagtggggagcacggtcgtcctccaacaagagggttggcggttcgatcccaggtcctgctaacctgcatgttgatgtgtccctgagcaagacaccccaCAATGCTCTTGTAGCTGTGACTCCGGCGTGTGAGTGTTGGTTACTGGTGGCAGGCGGCTCTGTGTGCGGTAGCTCCAGTCATCAGTGTGAGAATGGATGAATGATGtcgtgtagtgttaaagcgctttaagTGGTCGGAAGACACAAAAAGCGCTAaacaagtacagaccatttaacaatacattttatttacaacacactcttcatcagcaacataatattaaaataaagtaaaatctagtaaacacaaaaaaatgccTTCTTGAATAAGTACCAAGCAGCTTGGTGGTGAGCAGCTTGGTGGTGAGCAGCTTGGTGGTGAGCAGCTTGGTGGTGGGCAGCTTGGTGGTGGGCAGCTTGGTGGTGGGCAGCTTGGTGGTGGGCAGCTTGGTGGTGGGCAGCTTGGTGGTGGGCAGCTTGGTGGTGGGCAGCTTGGTGGTGAGCAGCTTGGTGGTGGGCAGCTTGGTGGTGAGCAGCTTGGTGGTGAGCAGCTTGGTGGTGGGCAGCTTGGTGGTGAGCAGCTTGGTGGTGGGCAGCTTGGTGGTGGGCAGCTTGGTGGTGAGCAGCTTGGTGGTGGGCAGCTTGGTGGTGGGCAGCTTGGTGGTGAGCAGCTTGGTGGTGGGCAGCTTGGTGGTGGGCAGCTTGGTGGTGAGCAGCTTGGTGGTGGGCAGCTTGGTGGTGGGAACCCGGAGGAGCGAGCTGCTTGCAGATCTGAGGGTGCgggtggaggtttggggagTGAGTAGTTCTTGCAGATGGGGAGGTGCATGTCCATTTATGCATTCATGAGTGAGTAGTAGAACATTGGAGTGGAGTGAGTGTAGGACGGGTGTTATGTGCTAATATTTGTGGACTCTCATCAGGATCCTGGCAGCACTGTTTTGGATGTATTTGGATGTAGTTTTGTGATATTCTTGCCAGTGATTCCAAAGTGAATTACAGTAGTCTAGTCTCGGACTCCTGTTAATTAGCTATAATTATACTAGTTTATTGGGTGTGGTGTTGGTTCCTTCCACTCTACCTTCATTTGATACCAGcagaaagtatttattttattagttcCAATTTAGTGTCATGTTACTGGAATTGAATTACCTTTAAACGTGTTGATCAGAAGGAATCAAGCAGATACTCACAGGAGTTTAAAGAACTCCAATGAGCTAAACCACTttgcatgtatttgttttttttagcatccCCACCCTTTCCTGCTGAAGGCAGCGCGGGCCTGGAGTTCGTCTTAGCTTTCCCGGAGAACATCGCCTACTACTACCCCTTCCCCCCCACCAACATGGTCCAGATCACGGCCCTGTACAACAACACCAACGTCACCATTGACCAGCAGAGCTTTCACACCGAGAACCACATGCTGAGTGAAGGACAGTCGAAAGACTTCATAATCGACGCCAGGTTGGAGTTTCGGTGGTGTTCCTTCTCCAAAAGCATCCTCCTGATCCACAGCACCAGCCCTGTCTTGGTGAACGCCATctactttaaaaacaacagcgtACAGACGGCTCTAGTGCTGCCCACCAACCGGCTGGCCACAGAGTACTTCGTACCCCCGGTGCCAGACATCGAAGGGACCACGCTGTCGCAGGCCATCTTCACCCTCAACGTCACAGAGAGAAGTTTGTTCCAGCTCACTATCATCAATGGAAAACACCAGAACACAATAAACTTCACCGGTGGAGACCTCAGCGTCTCACTGAAGCCGCACGACGTCTTCCAGACCTGGGTGCGCAAAGGAGGCGCTCTACGCTCCCTGGCGGCCAATCAGCCGGTGTCGGTGCTCTTCGGTCACACCTGCGCCATCCGGATCAACTGCACCTGTGGGCAGCTGATGGCCTCACTTCCGCCAGCAACGGACAACCTGCAGAAGTTCTACATCCCTCCCAGCCTGCTCGGTGGAACCGAAGGGTCTGTGCTGGTGTCAAACAGAAACAAGTCTGAAATAAAAGCCTTCACAGCGGACTCGCCGCTGGTGGAGACGGCCGGCACAGTGATCCTCTACCGGCCCGGTCTGCTGCTCACGCTGATCCCAGAGAAGGACTTTGCCGGCTGCTACATGGTTAAAGCCATCCCCGACGCGCAGTGCTTCTTCCATGTAGTGGTCCACAAGAATCACAGTGACGGTTTGCACATTGGGAGTCTTCGTTTGGAGAATCTAAAGTGGGAGCCGCTGAACGGGACAGACTACATTTCTGTGGTTGTTCCGCTCGAGCAGAACCAGACTGTCTGGCACTCCTCCTCCACGATGGCCGTCTACTTCGTCGGGAACAAGAACGGCACCTGGTTTGGGAACCCGGCAGCCGTCCTTGGTAAAACTGCAGGTAGAGAAACACTAACCGCACAACAGTTCAGCTGCCAAATACAACATTTATACCAGTGTGAACGATAACTAGAGCTCCGACATGTGTTGGAATCACAAGCTTGACAGGCCACCATGCCAACTGTTGCAATTGGCCCTCTACAGGTGGATGCAGAAAAGTGACATTGGTGGTTTCTTCTCATTCCGGTTTGTttctgtcccacacacacacacagattcccaGGGATGCGCCTTGTCTCCAGATGTTGTAAAGATCGGAGAAGTGGCCGCCGGCTGGCGAGAGTCCTTGCAGTACTGCCGAGATCAGGACCTGCAGCTGGCCAGCCTCCCCGGGGATCATCACCGGAGACCAATCCACGAGAAGATCCTCCGGGTCACGAACGGGAGCCTAGCGGAGGTGTGGATCGGCATGCGTCGCAGCTCCCAGTCCGGACAGTGGTACTGGCTGAACGGGGCCCCGGTCAACGACACCaactgggggtggggggagccTGGCACGGTAGAGGAGGGTCAGTGTGCCATGATGAGTCTTGACATTAACAAATCCTTCGGGTGGAGCAAGAGGCACTGCTGTGAGGCCGCCCGTCCCTTCTGCTACAGGGAGAGCGTGTTATTTCCTCTTTAGAGGATTCATAAACCTCCCAACTTTCATCCATGACATTCCTGTACATTAGGAAGGCCAGTTACATTATTAGAATCAACAGCTCAAGCCCCCATCCATCAATGCTACAGCTCATATTACACCAAAAGGAAAGACACATTATTCCATAATTATAAACTATACCACAGTTTAGACAGGACATAAGTGAAAACAGGAAATTGGTAAAGACAGGAGGAAGGACGGAAATGTGGAGAGGAGGTAACTAAAGACAGGAAGTAGTTGTAGACAGGACCTAGGTGTAGATAGGAAGTAGTTGTAAATAGGAAGCATAGacatatataaaggctagatgtctcatCCGCATTGCCGGCCAATGGAGTGGAACGTCcacacatggcggccatcttgctacAACTGtttaaaaattattattatttgaagtacatgtatcactaccaacacaataTTATGGGTGAGCGAGTTCACTGTAGCAAGTTGGCCACCATGTGCGGAcgtctagcctttatatatatatctctggATAGGTAGTAGGTTCCGGAAGGAAGAGAAAGTTAAGGGTCTTTAGACTGGAGAGTTCTGGAGTTTTTGCACTATTCGAGTAAGAAGAGTAGATGCGGTTAGAGTTAGAACCTAAACTCTATATAGGGCTTAGTGTCTAAAGGTAGAAAAGCTGGTTAGCTGTAGATGGAGGCTAAAGCTACTCTGCTAACTTAAATGTGAATTAACAAAATAGACACTAGGAGGAGGCGGCTAACGTAGCCATAGCTAATGCTAGCTGCAGCTATCTCACCAGCTAGCTTATTTCTAACAGTGTGGTCTTTGATCTATTTTGCAGcttaaataaacattattatcATAGatatacattacaggtcatttagcagacgtttttatccaaagcgatttatattacatttttaaaccatggctttttttacatttttgcctggggagcaattaggggttaggagtcttgctcagggactctttgacatgggacatggagcagcctggactcgaatcaccaaccttgcggttcccagcggaccctctctaccccctgcgccacgacgaccagtAAAAACGTCTATACAGTGAAATCctggttttaatttgtttttaccTTCAGCCCAACTGTTTTGGTTTGGTATTAATACATAATATATTCTATATGAATATGTGTACTAATATAGAATGTATTCTCTTTGTAATAAGTCTCACACGGAACTCGAACTGggtctcctgggtgaaagttgtttgtttgactcCACTTTCTTTCCACCCATCTCATTCAATAAACTATATTTAATCTCTGATGTCACAGAATATTCCAATTAATCTATTCAAATGTTTGTATCCGTCATTTATTATTTCCTCTGAATATTATTTGAACATTAATaatcaattttttattttttattaaggtTTCAtactgaaaaacaacattttattctgtTGATAGCATCAATGAATATCACAAgaaaattatttatttcacatcacaaaagaaaacatgtgttCCCACATTCATTAGTTAAAAAGGAAGTTATAGATGTTTATCATCAGTATATGGAAAAACTATAATAACTTGGTGATGTTTAAAATATTCTCACATCTATTTAGTTAAGTTTTTTCTGTAAAAT
This genomic stretch from Gasterosteus aculeatus chromosome 20, fGasAcu3.hap1.1, whole genome shotgun sequence harbors:
- the LOC120810904 gene encoding IgGFc-binding protein, translated to MNLFWSRFCSDSQGLTMCPLLLVILMLLGATSSASPPFPAEGSAGLEFVLAFPENIAYYYPFPPTNMVQITALYNNTNVTIDQQSFHTENHMLSEGQSKDFIIDARLEFRWCSFSKSILLIHSTSPVLVNAIYFKNNSVQTALVLPTNRLATEYFVPPVPDIEGTTLSQAIFTLNVTERSLFQLTIINGKHQNTINFTGGDLSVSLKPHDVFQTWVRKGGALRSLAANQPVSVLFGHTCAIRINCTCGQLMASLPPATDNLQKFYIPPSLLGGTEGSVLVSNRNKSEIKAFTADSPLVETAGTVILYRPGLLLTLIPEKDFAGCYMVKAIPDAQCFFHVVVHKNHSDGLHIGSLRLENLKWEPLNGTDYISVVVPLEQNQTVWHSSSTMAVYFVGNKNGTWFGNPAAVLGKTADSQGCALSPDVVKIGEVAAGWRESLQYCRDQDLQLASLPGDHHRRPIHEKILRVTNGSLAEVWIGMRRSSQSGQWYWLNGAPVNDTNWGWGEPGTVEEGQCAMMSLDINKSFGWSKRHCCEAARPFCYRESVLFPL